A DNA window from Centroberyx gerrardi isolate f3 chromosome 3, fCenGer3.hap1.cur.20231027, whole genome shotgun sequence contains the following coding sequences:
- the LOC139910684 gene encoding uncharacterized protein LOC139910684, translating to MSDLDTLIVAFQTQLSDVMETIVKTAMYEVTRLVEDGFMEEVRRRNQEMESLRTQLQWAERKLSDQGEKEGGKTGRCVDCGKDDVELSPDVADKGSTELQYDILRGCGLKEEGDSVERWTRSCRQEVVSESAQDVDKPTPILSHARESQTVKEDSVMPAVDMKEEEVDKPSCSAVQPGGWAVSCDGEAGSESHSSSEMTDTQPKQTQQNSEELLRSVIKQDLQSSTAYVFPEDQEDTHMVTDPSHVSPLEMDSKWAGRTLRTTGLLQNHTLGTDKDCETAITKGSLKRMDHKLVDPATADEVLASPQLVRDQISSSGSPKARQICDVGSVVIKQEVIVDSDGDEEEEEVEEREMTRSGTLSFSCSVNQHRVRSQVLKQNHISSKPTVQEVMKLHSKVGTSLTLQAAVQHLRRPMKRPPHTLSNNTSTAPPMTHSRVANLNPLNRIPSTSKAAAPPPPPPLSVQRAHLGDKQAAAFTRTGAPWVSIKSHHQTANSHHPHPHPHPGSHPQPGPRYLLRCGQCGKCFPHPSNLKAHVQTHTGERPFCCSLCGRSFTKLSNLKAHRRVHTGERPYCCLACGKRFTQKCNLKRHQRIHLDV from the exons ATGTCGGACCTGGACACACTCATTGTCGCATTCCAGACCCAGCTTTCAGATGTCATGGAGACCATCGTAAAGACAGCGATGTATGAGGTCACCAGGTTGGTGGAGGATGGCTTCATGGAGGAGGTGAGGCGCAGGAACCAAGAGATGGAGTCGCTGAGGACGCAGCTGCAGTGGGCAGAGAGGAAACTAAGTGAccaaggggagaaagaggggggaaagacaGGGAGGTGTGTTGACTGTGGCAAGGATGACGTGGAATTGTCCCCAGACGTGGCTGACAAAGGGTCTACAGAGTTGCAGTACG ATATTTTGAGGGGTTGTGGCTTGAAAGAGGAAGGCGACTCTGTGGAAAGGTGGACAAGAAGCTGTAGACAGGAAGTGGTATCAGAGTCAGCACAGGATGTTGACAAGCCCACACCCATTCTCAGCCATGCAAGGGAGTCACAG ACAGTAAAAGAAGACAGTGTGATGCCAGCTGTGGACATGAAGGAGGAAGAAGTAGATAAGCCATCTTGTTCTGCTGTGCAGCCGGGAGGATGGGCTGTTAGCTGTGATG GTGAAGCAGGATCTGAATCCCACAGCTCTAGTGAGATGACTGACACACAACCgaaacagacacaacaaaacagtgaGGAGTTATTGAGGAGTGTCATTAAACAAGACCTACAGAGCTCTACTGCTTATGTCTTTCCTGAAGACCAGGAGGACACGCACATGGTTACAGATCCCTCTCATGTGTCACCTTTGGAGATGGACTCCAAATGGGCTGGTCGGACTCTAAGAACAACTGGACTACTCCAGAACCACACGCTTGGAACTGACAAGGATTGTGAAACAGCCATAACCAAAGGTTCACTAAAGCGCATGGACCACAAACTGGTGGACCCAGCCACAGCAGATGAAGTTCTTGCCAGCCCACAACTAGTTAGGGATCAGATTTCATCCTCAGGGTCCCCGAAGGCAAGACAAATTTGCGATGTGGGAAGTGTGGTTATCAAGCAGGAGGTTATTGTGGATTCTGAcggggatgaggaagaggaagaggtggaagagagagaaatgacaagGTCAGGGACGTTATCCTTCTCATGTTCAGTAAACCAGCACAGGGTGAGATCACAAGTTCTCAAGCAGAACCACATTTCCTCTAAACCCACTGTGCAGGAAGTTATGAAGCTGCACTCCAAAGTGGGTACGAGTCTCACGTTGCAAGCTGCTGTACAACACCTCCGCCGGCCAATGAAAAGGCCCCCTCACACACTCTCGAACAACACCAGCACAGCACCGCCCATGACTCACTCTCGCGTTGCAAACTTAAATCCCCTCAACAGAATTCCCTCCACATCCAAAgccgctgctcctcctcctcctcctcccctctctgtgcaGCGAGCTCACCTTGGCGACAAACAAGCCGCAGCGTTTACCCGGACCGGTGCCCCATGGGTCAGCATCAAGTCCCACCACCAGACTGCAAActcccaccacccccacccgcaCCCCCACCCAGGCTCTCACCCTCAACCCGGCCCCAGGTACCTCCTGCGCTGCGGACAGTGCGGGAAGTGCTTCCCCCACCCCAGCAACCTGAAGGCCCACGTGCAGACGCATACGGGGGAGCGGCCCTTCTGCTGCTCCCTCTGTGGCCGCAGCTTCACCAAGCTGAGCAACCTCAAGGCCCACCGCCgcgtccacacaggagagaggccGTACTGCTGCTTGGCCTGCGGCAAGCGCTTCACCCAGAAATGTAACCTGAAACGCCACCAGAGGATCCACCTGGATGTATGA